The following proteins are co-located in the Betta splendens chromosome 9, fBetSpl5.4, whole genome shotgun sequence genome:
- the ndufaf2 gene encoding NADH dehydrogenase [ubiquinone] 1 alpha subcomplex assembly factor 2 isoform X2 encodes MSRAQTGRLVRAKRMVVAANPTEYEYMEGSIPIEWDAWIRGRRKEPPSIEELLKNDSYREQIKLQAKDLEKKDLALQVKEYEEGLVATPVAKGHAAAPGFGKQQISEVPTSTANAFQPGSWMPNLKKKR; translated from the exons ATGAGTCGGGCTCAGACAG GAAGACTTGTCCGTGCCAAGCGGATGGTGGTGGCAGCCAATCCGACAGAATATGAATATATGGAGGGCAGCATACCGATAGAGTGGGATG ctTGGATCCGAGGCAGACGGAAGGAGCCCCCCTCCATCGAG GAGCTGCTTAAGAATGATTCTTATAGAGAACAGATCAAACTGCAGGCAAAGGACTTGGAGAAGAAAGATCTGGCTCTCCAGGTTAAGGAGTATGAGGAAGGTCTAGTGGCGACTCCTGTGGCCAAAGGCCATGCAGCTGCCCCCGGCTTTGGCAAACAGCAGATCAGCGAGGTCCCTACCAGCACGGCAAATGCGTTCCAACCTGGCTCATGGATGCCCAACttgaaaaaaaagagataa
- the smim15 gene encoding small integral membrane protein 15, translated as MIDVRAWAEYVVEWAAKDPYGFLTTVILALTPLFIASALLSWKLAKMIEARDREQKKKQKRQENIAKAKRTKKD; from the coding sequence ATGATTGACGTTCGAGCATGGGCAGAATATGTGGTGGAGTGGGCTGCGAAAGACCCCTATGGTTTTCTCACCACTGTCATACTGGCTCTCACACCTCTTTTCATTGCCAGTGCACTGCTGTCCTGGAAACTGGCCAAGATGATCGAGGCGCGTGACCGAGAgcagaagaaaaagcagaaacgTCAAGAAAACATAGCTAAAGCCAAGAGGACCAAGAAAGACTAA